A region of Ignatzschineria larvae DSM 13226 DNA encodes the following proteins:
- the csy3 gene encoding type I-F CRISPR-associated protein Csy3, producing the protein MAIKLPSMLSFERKLEISDALMFSGDWSTISNLQDEKEAESAKNWQKIPITKRQNRSTQSAEGTPDDKKKQPNPASSDSDDANLPLEHDTLKVSFSMRIIGNLGIPFGCNSPEFSEAIQDRVTEFKAGEGVDILGHRYAYNIANGRFLWRNRVGAEEILIKVKVAEEQFEFMAYDFSLTDFDKNKENQELQKLGAIISDALKSDHQNFALIEVEAFVKLGKLQHVFPSQEMNMGEKGKTLFQLGGGAAMHNVKIGNAIRTIDTWYPRYDDMKIPIAIEPFGAVTQIGDAFRKNRKEGDLYSLMVDWINGKDLTIEEQAYVVGNLIRGGVFSSSK; encoded by the coding sequence ATGGCTATTAAATTACCTAGCATGCTCTCTTTTGAGCGTAAACTTGAAATTTCAGATGCATTAATGTTTTCAGGCGATTGGAGTACTATTTCTAATCTTCAAGATGAAAAAGAGGCTGAAAGTGCTAAAAATTGGCAAAAAATTCCAATCACTAAACGTCAAAATCGGTCTACACAAAGTGCTGAGGGGACTCCAGATGATAAGAAAAAGCAGCCGAATCCGGCTTCATCTGATAGTGATGATGCTAATTTGCCATTAGAACACGATACACTAAAGGTAAGTTTTAGTATGCGAATTATTGGTAATTTAGGTATACCTTTTGGTTGTAATTCACCAGAATTTAGTGAGGCTATACAAGATAGAGTGACAGAATTTAAAGCCGGAGAAGGAGTTGATATTCTTGGGCATCGTTATGCCTATAATATTGCAAATGGACGGTTCTTATGGCGTAATCGCGTTGGAGCAGAAGAGATTCTTATTAAAGTTAAAGTAGCAGAAGAGCAGTTTGAGTTTATGGCTTATGATTTTTCATTAACTGATTTTGATAAAAATAAAGAAAATCAAGAACTGCAAAAGTTGGGCGCTATTATCTCAGATGCGCTAAAGAGCGATCATCAAAATTTTGCACTGATAGAAGTCGAAGCATTTGTAAAATTAGGGAAATTACAGCATGTTTTCCCCTCTCAAGAGATGAACATGGGAGAAAAAGGGAAGACCCTATTTCAATTAGGAGGCGGTGCAGCAATGCATAATGTTAAAATAGGAAATGCTATACGTACGATAGATACTTGGTATCCTCGTTATGACGATATGAAAATACCTATTGCTATAGAGCCCTTTGGAGCTGTAACACAAATTGGGGATGCTTTCCGTAAAAATAGAAAGGAAGGAGACCTATATTCCTTAATGGTAGATTGGATTAATGGTAAAGATCTAACAATAGAAGAGCAAGCTTATGTTGTTGGTAATCTTATCCGTGGTGGGGTATTTAGTAGTTCAAAATAA
- the csy1 gene encoding type I-F CRISPR-associated protein Csy1: protein MEVAYQKEELTADEEIAFIFNARKNKREEDELESQFILAQLDKLAEMDIKPQSLNFESQKMEINVKKQELKQKYHPEIWLTWAAKNAQNVVFATHVPKLTHSIIDSSAFFDNTTADKDSYLTTAKLKSIAIDGAVRGNQYAPVYQFLELERNGKKLASVFEDLETNILEDFARDKMQSLEWNKGFSAALSTGRPTAHSLLKQVYFPIAKDGYHLLCNVVSSSQAQAIFEFMRRNTNIDYKLKSNRKYSPNEFFNFLNRANISITASNHGNASQLNGKRGGRLNLVSSQPPIWQSQLKPPIYKSSFFYELSRSFEVREIIQYLADFLSRFENLQLSIKNPKRMKWLEHWLENLSDEVLVYVKTIQTLPAGWSKTANIKLKLAHQLLLDCNRDDEFFIHERNSFDWGEVIIQDFAHWLNYRLRRANEKFTPQDAHTKLWMKLFKTNFRDVLNIKYLASEEGQ, encoded by the coding sequence GTGGAGGTAGCTTATCAAAAAGAAGAATTGACCGCAGACGAGGAGATAGCTTTTATTTTTAATGCAAGGAAAAACAAGCGAGAAGAAGATGAATTAGAATCTCAGTTTATTTTGGCGCAACTAGATAAGTTAGCTGAAATGGACATTAAGCCTCAGTCTTTAAATTTTGAATCTCAAAAAATGGAGATTAATGTTAAGAAACAGGAGCTTAAGCAAAAATATCATCCAGAAATCTGGTTGACGTGGGCGGCGAAAAATGCTCAAAACGTTGTTTTTGCGACACATGTTCCGAAATTAACGCATTCAATTATTGATAGTAGTGCTTTTTTTGATAATACAACTGCGGATAAAGATAGCTACCTGACTACTGCTAAATTAAAATCAATCGCGATAGATGGTGCCGTAAGAGGAAATCAATATGCACCAGTCTATCAATTTTTAGAACTTGAACGAAATGGAAAAAAATTAGCTAGTGTCTTTGAAGATTTAGAGACAAATATTTTAGAAGATTTTGCAAGAGATAAAATGCAGAGTTTAGAGTGGAATAAAGGATTTTCTGCAGCATTAAGCACTGGACGACCAACTGCTCATTCGCTCTTAAAGCAAGTTTACTTTCCTATTGCTAAGGATGGGTATCATCTACTTTGTAATGTTGTTTCTTCATCCCAAGCTCAAGCAATATTTGAGTTTATGCGTCGGAATACAAATATAGACTATAAATTAAAAAGCAATCGAAAATATTCTCCTAATGAATTTTTCAACTTTTTAAATCGCGCAAATATTTCTATTACTGCCAGTAATCATGGCAATGCCTCTCAGCTTAATGGGAAAAGAGGGGGGCGTTTAAATTTAGTTTCAAGTCAGCCACCAATATGGCAAAGCCAATTAAAGCCACCCATTTATAAAAGTAGTTTTTTTTATGAATTATCTCGAAGCTTTGAAGTAAGAGAAATTATTCAATATTTAGCAGATTTTTTGAGTCGATTTGAAAATTTACAGTTGAGTATTAAAAACCCTAAACGAATGAAGTGGTTGGAACATTGGTTGGAAAACCTCAGTGATGAGGTGTTAGTTTATGTTAAAACTATTCAAACATTACCTGCAGGTTGGTCAAAAACAGCAAATATTAAACTTAAACTCGCCCATCAATTATTATTAGATTGTAATCGAGATGATGAATTTTTTATTCATGAGAGAAATAGTTTTGATTGGGGGGAAGTTATTATTCAAGATTTTGCTCATTGGCTTAATTATAGATTACGTAGAGCGAATGAGAAGTTTACGCCACAAGATGCGCATACAAAACTTTGGATGAAATTATTCAAAACCAATTTTAGAGATGTTTTAAATATTAAGTATCTTGCAAGCGAGGAGGGCCAATAA
- a CDS encoding RidA family protein has protein sequence MRLKSLLLALPFVVGVASADDAVVYHKLEGMPISQSVEIPAGKNLVFLSGKVPTVSNPDAPANSLEAYGDTEAQTVNILKQVEANLAELGLTMEDVVKMQVFLVGGEETDGTMDFKGFMNGYSQFFNPEKTNKLPARSAFQVAKLAHPAWRVEIEVTAIRP, from the coding sequence ATGCGTTTAAAGAGTCTTTTATTAGCCCTTCCATTCGTGGTAGGTGTTGCAAGTGCTGATGATGCAGTGGTTTACCATAAATTGGAAGGTATGCCTATTTCTCAATCAGTTGAGATTCCTGCGGGCAAAAATCTCGTATTTTTAAGCGGTAAAGTCCCTACTGTGAGCAATCCTGATGCACCGGCTAATTCACTCGAAGCATACGGTGATACAGAAGCGCAAACTGTGAATATCTTAAAACAAGTAGAAGCGAATCTTGCAGAGCTTGGTTTGACTATGGAAGATGTTGTTAAAATGCAAGTCTTCTTAGTAGGTGGCGAAGAGACTGATGGTACAATGGACTTTAAAGGTTTTATGAATGGTTATTCACAATTCTTTAACCCAGAAAAAACGAACAAGTTACCAGCGCGTTCAGCATTTCAGGTAGCAAAATTAGCGCATCCCGCGTGGCGCGTTGAGATCGAAGTCACTGCCATTCGTCCATAG
- the cas3f gene encoding type I-F CRISPR-associated helicase Cas3f encodes MMVTFISQCEKKALNRTRRVLDAYANRIGDNVWQTIITEEGLLMVKKLLRRTASKNTAVSCHWIRSRSRSDLLWVVGNRNRFNEMGYVPVNYTEANIEQFMDHEQWQSLEVMKSAVAIAGLFHDIGKANTLFQAKLRGESKNRYEPVRHEWVSLRIFQAFVGDCTDEEWLLKLTEIEKNHQDQFFKDGISQGRQHPLKDLPPFAQLVGWLIVSHHKLPVVPSWKKTLVQETRPKKPYENSEEKKSLLETWFDIELSIHWNSYNFKDEDSPELYEDNWKIHAKGLPYKSYKWRLKAIKFADQALQALRKVRDKQQNLLHDELFTTHISRMVLMLADHFYSAAPEVTNEWRASDYEVYANTDRDTGELKQQLDEHLIGVAHNALEIMKALPRLKRELNTIEDNDFLKSHRTVSPKYAWQIKAQKVAQTLSESSVKQGFFGINMASTGKGKTLANAKIMYALADKEQNCRFTVALGLRTLTLQTGKEYRKLLGLTDAELAIAVGGVATKALFENSERKKKAEEEFSSGSESAEDFLDPNLFLDYEVAEVEHSLHLWTKNNKRIEKLIQAPALVCTIDHLMPATEGTQGGKQIGPMLRLLTSDLVIDEPDDFDLKDLPALCRLVYWAGMLGSRVLLSTATISPDLAYATFLAYQKGWTEYAKTNVDNWNEIVNCAFFDERDNGAVSCEVKDFNTFRTNYDSYVNKRVQYLLENLLVKHKGKILENLTETGSIYHDFAQTILQGVLQLHQDNHTELKGKTISIGLVRMANIDPLVAVAKYLIQEQLPADTHIHLAVYHSRYSLAVRSYLEEKLDSALNRKDDWPTKEMMELIEQTDASRQIFLVLASPVAEVGRDHDYDWAVIEPSSMRSIIQIAGRILRHRDILPQRENILLINQNIKSLKGSVRCFNRPGFEVEHLELKLNSHHLLDILEESQYQNINAIERVEKQTRPDDNLGELEHKALFMQLFKSDLSASLWWKEQAHWSAVLQKRQPFRESVKDEALYLLADGHKLYWQWLDESVYPPKMGAISGAGIEIVEEEEPPLSIGFSFWFDLNPFNIYQQLAQDFNVSLEEISRRFGEIRLVSYKKNDINQYRYMKNFGIYREVRG; translated from the coding sequence ATGATGGTAACCTTTATTAGTCAATGTGAAAAGAAGGCATTAAATCGTACTCGACGTGTATTAGATGCCTACGCGAATCGCATTGGTGATAATGTTTGGCAAACGATTATTACAGAAGAAGGCTTACTAATGGTCAAGAAACTTCTGCGTCGCACCGCCTCTAAAAATACAGCTGTCAGTTGTCACTGGATACGCTCTCGTTCAAGAAGTGATCTCTTATGGGTTGTAGGAAATCGTAACCGCTTTAATGAGATGGGATATGTGCCGGTGAATTATACAGAAGCAAATATTGAGCAATTTATGGATCATGAACAGTGGCAAAGCTTGGAGGTCATGAAGAGCGCGGTTGCTATTGCCGGATTATTTCATGATATTGGTAAAGCGAATACGTTATTCCAAGCAAAGCTACGTGGTGAAAGTAAAAATCGTTATGAGCCTGTGAGGCATGAATGGGTCTCTCTCCGGATATTTCAAGCTTTTGTTGGGGATTGCACCGATGAAGAGTGGCTCTTGAAGCTTACAGAAATAGAGAAAAATCACCAAGATCAGTTTTTCAAAGATGGTATTAGTCAAGGTAGGCAACATCCTCTGAAAGATCTCCCTCCTTTTGCACAATTAGTAGGATGGCTCATTGTAAGTCATCATAAATTGCCGGTTGTTCCAAGTTGGAAGAAGACGCTTGTGCAGGAAACTAGACCTAAAAAGCCATATGAAAATAGCGAAGAGAAAAAGAGTCTATTAGAGACTTGGTTTGATATTGAGTTAAGTATCCATTGGAATTCTTACAATTTTAAGGATGAAGATTCTCCTGAATTATATGAGGATAACTGGAAAATTCATGCGAAAGGTTTACCTTATAAAAGTTATAAATGGCGATTAAAAGCAATAAAATTTGCAGATCAAGCGTTACAAGCCCTCAGAAAGGTAAGAGATAAGCAACAAAATCTATTGCATGATGAGTTATTTACAACGCATATCAGTCGAATGGTATTAATGTTAGCGGATCATTTCTATTCGGCCGCTCCTGAAGTTACAAACGAATGGAGAGCGAGTGATTACGAGGTTTATGCTAACACAGACCGAGATACGGGAGAGTTAAAGCAACAGTTAGATGAGCATCTCATTGGTGTTGCCCATAATGCCTTAGAAATAATGAAGGCTTTACCACGTTTAAAAAGAGAATTAAATACCATAGAGGATAATGATTTTTTAAAGAGTCACCGGACTGTTTCCCCTAAATATGCTTGGCAAATTAAAGCACAAAAAGTAGCTCAAACACTCAGTGAAAGTAGTGTAAAACAAGGTTTTTTCGGTATTAATATGGCTTCTACCGGGAAAGGTAAGACTTTGGCAAATGCCAAGATTATGTACGCTTTAGCGGATAAGGAGCAAAATTGTCGTTTCACCGTAGCTTTAGGTCTAAGGACATTAACGCTACAAACAGGTAAAGAGTATCGGAAATTATTAGGCTTAACGGATGCAGAGTTAGCAATTGCTGTGGGTGGTGTAGCTACAAAGGCATTATTTGAAAATAGTGAACGGAAGAAAAAGGCGGAAGAAGAATTTTCTAGTGGTAGTGAGTCAGCTGAAGACTTTCTAGATCCAAATCTCTTTTTAGATTATGAGGTGGCTGAAGTAGAACATTCCCTGCATTTGTGGACGAAGAATAATAAGCGTATTGAAAAGCTAATACAAGCACCCGCTTTAGTTTGTACCATTGATCATTTAATGCCTGCAACAGAAGGGACACAAGGCGGAAAACAGATAGGACCAATGCTCCGGCTTTTAACCTCTGATTTAGTGATTGATGAGCCAGATGATTTTGATTTAAAAGATCTACCCGCACTGTGTCGTTTAGTTTATTGGGCGGGGATGTTGGGCAGTCGAGTTTTACTTTCAACAGCCACTATTTCTCCAGATTTAGCATATGCCACATTTTTAGCTTATCAAAAGGGTTGGACGGAATATGCCAAAACCAATGTAGATAATTGGAATGAGATTGTTAATTGTGCATTTTTTGATGAACGTGATAATGGCGCTGTCTCTTGTGAAGTTAAAGATTTTAATACTTTTCGAACAAATTACGATAGCTATGTCAATAAACGGGTGCAATATCTTCTTGAAAACTTACTTGTTAAACATAAAGGAAAAATATTAGAGAATTTAACAGAAACAGGGAGTATTTATCACGATTTTGCTCAAACAATTTTACAAGGGGTTTTACAGTTACATCAAGATAATCATACAGAGCTCAAAGGAAAAACAATCTCTATTGGATTGGTTCGTATGGCCAATATTGATCCATTAGTTGCAGTAGCAAAATATCTAATACAAGAGCAATTGCCAGCAGATACCCATATTCATCTTGCTGTTTATCATAGTCGCTATTCGCTTGCGGTGCGATCTTATTTAGAAGAAAAGTTAGATAGTGCATTGAATAGAAAAGATGATTGGCCGACCAAAGAGATGATGGAGCTTATTGAGCAGACAGATGCATCTCGGCAAATATTTCTTGTTCTAGCTTCGCCAGTAGCAGAGGTAGGGCGCGACCATGATTATGATTGGGCTGTTATTGAGCCCAGTTCTATGCGTTCTATTATCCAAATAGCAGGACGGATTCTTCGGCATCGAGATATTCTTCCTCAGCGAGAAAATATTCTTTTGATTAATCAAAATATCAAATCATTAAAAGGTAGTGTTCGTTGTTTTAATCGTCCAGGATTTGAGGTTGAACATCTAGAGTTAAAGTTAAATAGTCATCATCTTTTAGATATATTAGAAGAGAGTCAATATCAAAACATTAATGCGATAGAGCGGGTAGAGAAACAAACAAGACCGGATGATAATTTAGGAGAACTTGAACATAAAGCGCTTTTTATGCAGCTCTTTAAGTCTGATTTATCAGCGAGTCTGTGGTGGAAGGAGCAAGCGCATTGGTCAGCTGTTTTACAAAAAAGACAGCCCTTTAGGGAATCTGTAAAAGATGAAGCGCTTTATCTCTTAGCAGATGGTCATAAGCTCTATTGGCAGTGGTTAGATGAATCAGTTTATCCTCCCAAAATGGGGGCTATTTCAGGTGCAGGCATTGAAATAGTCGAAGAGGAAGAGCCACCGTTATCAATAGGATTTAGCTTTTGGTTTGACTTAAATCCGTTCAATATCTATCAGCAGTTAGCGCAGGATTTTAATGTAAGCCTTGAGGAGATATCTCGACGTTTTGGAGAGATTCGCTTAGTAAGTTATAAGAAGAATGATATTAATCAATATCGTTATATGAAGAATTTTGGCATTTATCGAGAGGTAAGAGGATGA
- the cas1f gene encoding type I-F CRISPR-associated endonuclease Cas1f — MEYLHGSDLKAILHSKRANIYYLEYCRVMQKDGRVLYLTEAKRENHYYNIPIANTTVILLGTGTSITQAAVRMLASAGVLIGFCGGGGTPLFMGTEIEWMTPQSEYRPTEYLQGWLGFWFDEQKRLVIAKSFQESRINFLRHVWAKDRDLHQEGLTLDLPDLAAALSVFESKIPTINRVGDLLLAEALLTKQLYKIVGKQTGLHDFSRNHEGNDDANDFLNHGNYLAYGLAACTLWVLGIPHGFAVMHGKTRRGALVFDVADLIKDSIVLPWAFICAKERATEQEFRQQILQKFTQHKCLDFMFEEVKKGALRSWEDVDRSEEAERGE, encoded by the coding sequence ATGGAATATCTGCATGGATCTGATCTAAAAGCAATTCTTCACTCAAAACGCGCGAATATCTATTACTTGGAATATTGCCGGGTGATGCAGAAAGATGGACGTGTTCTCTATCTTACAGAGGCGAAGCGGGAGAATCATTACTACAATATTCCGATTGCTAATACGACTGTAATTCTACTTGGTACCGGAACGTCTATCACACAAGCCGCAGTTAGAATGCTTGCGTCAGCCGGTGTCTTAATCGGTTTTTGTGGTGGCGGGGGAACACCTCTTTTTATGGGGACAGAGATTGAATGGATGACACCACAGAGTGAGTATCGACCAACGGAATATCTTCAAGGTTGGTTAGGATTTTGGTTTGATGAACAGAAAAGGTTAGTGATTGCAAAATCCTTTCAAGAGTCACGTATCAATTTTCTTCGCCATGTCTGGGCGAAAGATCGAGATCTACATCAAGAGGGATTGACACTCGATCTTCCTGATTTAGCTGCTGCTTTATCCGTATTTGAATCAAAGATTCCTACAATAAATAGGGTTGGAGATCTTCTTCTTGCAGAAGCTCTCCTAACAAAGCAACTCTATAAAATTGTAGGAAAGCAGACAGGTCTGCATGACTTTAGCCGTAATCATGAAGGAAATGATGATGCAAATGATTTCCTCAATCATGGTAATTATCTTGCTTATGGGCTAGCTGCTTGTACGCTTTGGGTATTAGGAATTCCTCATGGTTTTGCAGTGATGCATGGAAAGACAAGAAGAGGCGCATTAGTCTTTGATGTAGCTGATCTCATTAAGGATTCGATAGTACTCCCATGGGCTTTTATCTGTGCTAAAGAGCGAGCCACAGAGCAAGAATTTAGGCAACAGATATTGCAGAAATTTACACAACATAAGTGCCTCGATTTTATGTTTGAGGAAGTTAAAAAGGGTGCGCTTCGTTCGTGGGAAGACGTTGATCGATCGGAAGAAGCGGAACGAGGTGAGTAG
- a CDS encoding DIP1984 family protein, translating to MMTLGEALNIRADLQKRIAQLNERLLENVKVQEGDTPALDPIEVRKELFIAIDQLGHLVGRINQTNNETPFSETMSLADALIERENLMKKRDTLNQMINRASENTNRYSMSEIKFLSIVDVAELSKEYDALAKKWRELDTQIQATNWRTALVEPK from the coding sequence ATGATGACCTTAGGAGAAGCGCTCAACATACGCGCAGATTTACAAAAAAGAATTGCTCAACTCAATGAGCGTTTATTAGAGAATGTCAAAGTTCAAGAAGGCGATACGCCCGCTTTAGATCCTATAGAGGTACGTAAAGAGCTCTTTATTGCCATTGATCAATTAGGGCATTTAGTCGGAAGAATTAATCAGACTAATAATGAAACCCCTTTTTCTGAAACAATGAGTCTTGCGGATGCCCTGATCGAGCGGGAGAATCTGATGAAAAAGCGCGATACTCTGAATCAGATGATCAATCGAGCATCCGAAAATACTAATCGTTACAGTATGTCCGAGATTAAATTCCTAAGCATTGTTGATGTCGCAGAGCTTTCTAAAGAATATGATGCACTTGCCAAAAAGTGGCGGGAATTAGATACCCAAATCCAAGCGACTAATTGGCGTACAGCGCTTGTAGAGCCAAAGTAA
- the csy2 gene encoding type I-F CRISPR-associated protein Csy2, translated as MGQYLLIERVKVQNANAVSGFTWGFPAITHFLGFTHNLNRKLYKETNFQEISLQGCVVIAHEQQVHTYQEGRSMAFTQYKTAQYLGLKFEKGILKDPAIVEEAKMNMTVSLLIPLSGYIGGVYEQEEFIGFLKRICLIQRLAGGTILEIKNIELVELSEPDNLKTIRNRLLPGFVLQDRSTYLEEHYLNLQKNNPNSDLLDAWFDFIALKQVARPVCDLIDSHFLDEIRVLEKLREKSQEEREKLKVLLALNDLWLAHKEKPYRKGEVPQELIEYFSTEESIAMTEKDIQDQLSKQFNKKLYEQWQNYLMPTEKTDAQWEYVRKPNPGFLVPIMVGYKAITELFPAGEVDGARDIETDLCFVESVHSIGEWQSVHRLKELADWQRSVWTYYHDLKWYLCRQSSSIEMTAETEDLLDDDAYYY; from the coding sequence ATGGGACAGTATCTACTGATTGAGAGAGTTAAAGTACAAAATGCGAATGCAGTATCAGGGTTTACTTGGGGTTTTCCTGCTATAACTCATTTTTTAGGATTTACTCATAATCTTAATCGCAAATTATATAAAGAAACTAATTTTCAAGAAATCTCTCTTCAGGGGTGTGTAGTGATTGCTCATGAGCAACAAGTACACACATATCAAGAAGGGAGATCAATGGCGTTTACTCAGTATAAAACCGCTCAATATTTAGGCCTGAAATTTGAAAAGGGTATTTTAAAGGACCCTGCCATTGTCGAAGAAGCTAAAATGAATATGACGGTTTCCCTCCTTATTCCTCTATCAGGTTATATAGGTGGTGTTTATGAGCAAGAGGAATTCATTGGTTTCCTAAAGAGAATTTGTCTTATTCAACGACTAGCAGGCGGGACTATTTTAGAGATTAAAAATATCGAACTAGTAGAGTTATCAGAACCTGATAACTTGAAGACTATTAGAAATAGACTGTTACCAGGTTTTGTATTACAGGACAGATCTACTTATTTAGAAGAGCATTACTTAAATCTTCAAAAAAATAATCCTAATAGCGACTTGTTAGATGCTTGGTTTGATTTTATTGCATTAAAACAGGTAGCAAGACCGGTTTGCGACTTAATAGATAGTCACTTTTTAGATGAAATAAGAGTATTAGAAAAGTTGCGTGAAAAAAGTCAAGAAGAGAGAGAGAAACTTAAAGTCCTTTTGGCACTCAATGATCTATGGTTGGCTCATAAAGAGAAACCTTACCGGAAGGGAGAGGTACCTCAAGAGTTGATTGAGTATTTCTCGACAGAGGAAAGCATTGCAATGACTGAAAAGGATATTCAAGACCAACTTTCCAAGCAATTTAATAAAAAACTATACGAGCAGTGGCAAAATTACTTAATGCCTACCGAGAAAACAGATGCTCAATGGGAATATGTTAGAAAACCTAATCCAGGATTTTTAGTTCCTATTATGGTGGGCTATAAGGCGATTACTGAGCTTTTCCCCGCAGGTGAAGTTGACGGAGCTAGAGATATAGAAACAGATTTATGTTTTGTTGAATCAGTTCACTCGATTGGAGAGTGGCAAAGTGTCCATCGTTTGAAAGAATTAGCAGATTGGCAGAGAAGCGTATGGACTTATTATCATGACCTAAAGTGGTATTTATGTAGACAATCATCGAGCATTGAGATGACAGCAGAAACAGAAGATCTCTTAGATGATGATGCTTATTACTATTAA
- the cas6f gene encoding type I-F CRISPR-associated endoribonuclease Cas6/Csy4: MKYYQEITLIDHVEISPYFILSRVFGQLHLAFVEQKGKDNRVRYGLSFPEYYHEDKKSGLGKKIRIFAETKEELFLLVLPKWLERLSDYVHIQSIKEVPNKIEGYAKYQRYHSKGDVRLEKERRGYAEHYAQQNSVSIEEALSRYSHWERREVNLPYIQIKSLRSDQNFKLFIKKEIVSVDSDNSFNQLFTTYGLSAGGIVPEF; the protein is encoded by the coding sequence ATGAAGTATTATCAAGAGATTACTTTAATTGATCATGTAGAGATATCTCCCTATTTCATTTTGTCTCGTGTTTTTGGACAACTGCATTTAGCATTTGTTGAACAAAAAGGAAAAGATAATAGAGTCCGTTATGGACTCTCTTTTCCGGAATATTATCATGAAGATAAAAAGTCTGGGTTAGGGAAAAAAATTCGCATTTTTGCAGAGACCAAAGAGGAACTGTTTCTTCTTGTGCTTCCAAAGTGGTTAGAGCGATTGTCGGATTATGTTCATATTCAATCAATTAAGGAAGTACCTAATAAAATTGAGGGGTATGCGAAATATCAGCGCTATCACTCTAAAGGGGATGTTCGGTTAGAGAAGGAGAGAAGGGGATATGCCGAACATTACGCTCAACAAAACTCTGTCTCTATCGAAGAAGCGTTAAGTAGATATTCGCACTGGGAAAGAAGAGAAGTCAATCTTCCTTATATCCAAATAAAGAGTTTACGATCTGATCAAAATTTTAAGCTTTTTATTAAAAAAGAAATTGTTAGTGTGGATTCAGATAATAGTTTTAATCAACTCTTTACAACCTATGGTTTATCTGCTGGGGGAATTGTCCCCGAGTTTTAA